In Brachybacterium saurashtrense, the genomic stretch GGGGTGGGGGCCTGGAAGAGCAGGGAGGCGAAGTCCATCTGCACCTGCTCGCGACGGCGGGCGCGATCGTCGTCCTCCGCCGCCGGCTCGGGGGCGGTCTCCGCGCCGCGCGCGGAGGCGAGGGCGCGCAGGTCGCCCACGACGGGGTTGTCGTCCTCGACCGCCGAGGCCTCCGCCTGGGGCGCCGCCTCCTGCGGCGCCGTCTCCTGCGGCGCGTCCTCGTGCGCCGGCTCCTCCGCGACGGGGGCGGGCACCACGGGCGCACCGGCGGGCGCGCCAGCACGGCGGCGGGGCCGCTTCGCGGCGGGCGCGGGCGCGGGCTCCGCCGGGGCGGCGTCCTGCGCGGCGACGACGGTGCGGGGGCCGGTGCTCTCCGGCGCGGGCAGGGTGGGCGGGGTGAACGCCGGGGCCCCGGCGGGCGCCCCGGCGCGGCGTCGGCGGCGCGCGGGCGGCTGCGCCGCGCTCTCCTGCGAGGTGTCGTTCTCGGGGTCGTGGGTGCTGTCAGCCATAGGGCCGTCTCCTTCTGGAGGACCAGCGCACCCTGGTCCCGTCTGGTCATCGTCCCTGGGGACGGAAGTCTCTAGCCCTCGCCGTCGCGCAGCTCCCCGCGGGGAGCGCTGCGATGCCGCGCATGGAGCACTGCGGTCGCGGTCCTCCGCGTCACCGGCGCTCCGACGTCACGACGCCGGGAGGTTCTCCCACCCGGTACGGGGCGGAAGAGTGCCTCGGCCAGTATGGCACAGGGCCTCCGCGCACCCCGGTGGGACATGCGCGCCCCGAGACCGCCCGGCGGGCACCCCGATGTGTCGCCGGTCTCACCGGGGGGCGCCGATCCCGCCCGGGGACCACCACCTGGATGCCCTGCCCGGCGGGGTGAAGGACGATGGTCCCCGGACGCACCCGCCCCGTTCCGTAGGTTTCACGACAGTGCGTCATTCACTTCGGAGGATCTGATGGAAGCCCTCGACATCGCCCGGTGGCAGTTCGGCATCACCACCGTGTACCACTTCATCTTCGTGCCGCTCACCATCGGGCTGTCGCTGATGGTCGCCATGATGCAGACCATCGCGCTGCGGTCGAAGGACCCGGCCCGCAAGGATGCCTGGATCCGGATGACGAAGTTCTTCGGCTCGATGCTGATCGTGAACTTCGGCATCGGCATCGCCACCGGCATCGTGCAGGAGTTCCAGTTCGGGCTGAACTGGTCCGAGTACGCCCGCTACGTGGGCGACGTGTTCGGGGCCCCGCTCGCGCTGGAGGGCCTGGCCGCCTTCTTCCTCGAGTCGGTGTTCCTGGGGCTGTGGATCTTCGGGTGGGGGCGGATGCCGGAGCGGATCCACCTGCTCACCATCTGGGCGGTCGCGCTCGGCACCACCCTCTCGGCCTACTTCATCATCGCCGCGAACTCCTTCATGCAGCACCCCGTGGGCGCGATGCTGAACCCCGAGACGGGCCGCGCGGAGCTCGACCCCTCCCAGGGCTCGATCCTCTCCGTGCTCACCAACATCACCACCCTGGCCGCCTTCCCCCACGTCGTCTCCGGGGCCTGGCTGGTCGCCGCCGCGTTCGTCACCGGCATCGCGGCCTGGCACATGGTGCGCCACCACCGCCGGGCCGACGAGCTGGGCCGCGACACCGCCGAGGGTGCGGACCACGACCACGCCGCCCGGCAGCTGTTCCGCCCCGTGCTGCGCTTCGGCGTGGTCGCCATGTTCGTCTCCGCGCTGGTGCTGGTGGTCTCCGGGGACTTCCAGGCGAAGCTGATGTTCGAGCAGCAGCCGATGAAGATGGCCTCGGCCGAGGCGCTGTGCACCACGCAGGAGAGCGCGCCGTTCTCGATCCTCGCCGTGGGCGGGCCGGACGCCTTCAGCACCGACTGCTCCGGCGTCACCCACCTGATCGAGATCCCGTACGTCACCGCGATCCTGGCCACCAACGATCCCGGCGCCACCCTGCAGGGCGTCGACGATCTCAACGCCCAGTACAAGGAGCAGTTCGGCGAGACCGTCACCGACATCCACGGCCAGGAGGTCGCCGCGGACTACCGCCCGAACCTGTTCGTCACCTACTGGTCCTTCCGCCTCATGATGGGCCTGGCCGCCTTCAGCGGCGTGCTCGCCCTGTGGGCGCTATGGGTGACCCGCGGCCGCGGCGAGAACGCCCGCACCACCGGCTCGCGCGCCTTCCAGTGGTTCGCGGTGCTGGCGATCCCGATGCCCTTCCTCGCCAACTCCGCGGGCTGGGTGTTCACCGAGATGGGCCGCCAGCCCTGGGTGGTCCACCCCAACCCCGATGACCCCACCGTGCGCCTGATGACCATGCAGGCCGTCTCCAGCCATCCCGCCTGGATGGTCGCGACCAGCCTGATCGCCTTCACCCTGGTGTACGGCGTGCTCGCGGTGATCTGGTTCCAGATGATGCGCAAGGCCGCCCTGAAGGGCGTGCCGCTGCCGCAGCGCGATCCGGAGACCGACGAACTCGACACCCCCACCCTCGCCTTCGACTACTGAGAAGGGACCCGTTCAGATCATGGACGCCATGCTCGACCCCACGGCCCTGCAGGCCCTCTGGTTCGCCCTCATCGGCTTCTTCTTCCTGGGCTACTTCGTGCTCGAGGGCTTCGACTTCGGGGTGCAGATGAACGTGGCCGCCTTCTGGCGGCGCGGCTCCGGCACCCGCGGCACGATCCTGAAGACCATCGGCCCCGTCTGGGACGGCAACGAGGTGTGGCTGATCACCGGCGGCGCGCTGCTGTTCGCCGCCTTCCCGGAGTGGTACGCGACGCTGTTCTCCGGCTTCTACCTGGCGCTGCTGCTGCTCCTGCTGGTGCTCATCGTGCGCGTGTGCGCGTTCAAGTGGCGGGACAAGGTGGACGACGCGCGCTGGCGCACCGCCTGGGACGCGGTGCACGTGCTGGGCGGCTTCGCGCCGGCCCTGCTGTGGGGCGTGGCCTTCGCGAACATCGTCGCGGGGGTGGGGATCGACGAGAACCGCTGGGTGACCACCTCCCTGCTGGGGCTGCTGAACCCCTTCGCCCTGCTGGGCGGGGTGGTGTTCGTGCTGCTGTTCTGGCTGCACGGCACGCTGTACCTGGCGCTGAAGGTCGAGGGGCGCCTGCGGGAGGACGCGGCCCGGCTCGCGGGCGTGCTGGTGTGGCCCACGATCCTCGCCGGCGCCGCCTTCCTGCTGTGGTTCCAGTTCGCGCACTCGAACACCTGGTGGACGCTGCTGCCGGTGGGCGTCGCCGCCGTCGCCCTGCTCGCCGTGGTGGTGCTGAACCGCGCCCGACGGGAGGGGCTCTCCTTCCTCGCCACCTCCACCGCCATCGCGGCGGCGACCATCGCCCTGTTCGGCGGTCTGTTCCCCTACGTGATGCCGGCCAGCAACGATCCGGCGCTCTCGCTCACGGTCGCCAACGCCTCCTCCACCGAGCACACCCTCACGGTGATGCTGGTGGCCCTCGCCGTGCTGATGCCGATCGTGATCGCGTACACGATCTGGACGTACCGGGTGTTCCGGCACCGGGTCGCCGACGAGGACTCCCCCGCCCCCGGCGCCGAGCTGCTGGAACGGGCGAGGAAGGGCTACCGCGACGCCTTCTCCCAGGAATGACGGCCTGACCCGATGAGCTCCGCCACCACCGCCCCCGCCGACGTCGACGCGCCCGCCGTCGACGCCTCGGCGGCGCCGCGCCGGCGCCGCGCGCCGCTGGACCCGCGCCTGCTGCGGGAGGTGCGAGCGGCCCGCCGCCACGTGGCGCGCACCGCCGCGCTCGGCGTGGTGCAGGCGGGGTGCGTGATCGTCACCGCGCTGGTGATCGCGCGGCTGGGGGCGCGCCTGCTCACCGAGCGCACGCTGCCGGCCGAGGCCCCGGGGCTGCTGGCGGTGCTGGTGGGGGCGCTCGCGGTGCGCGCCGTCGCGGTGCTGGTGGAGGAGGCCACCGCCCACCGCGCCGCGACGGCGGCGATCGGTGCTCTGCGCACCCGGATCGTGGCCCATGCCGCCCGGCTGGGCCCTCGCGGCGGCGCCGGACGCGGGGCGGATCTCACGGCGCTGGCCACCACCGGGATCGAGAAGCTGCGCCCGTACCTGGTGGGCTATGTCCCGCAGCTGGTGCTCACGCTCACGGTGACCCCGCTGGCGCTGCTCACGATCGCGCTGCTGGACCCGCTCAGCGCCGTCATCGCAGGGGTCACGCTGCCGCTGGTGCCGCTGTTCATGGTCCTGGTCGGGAAGCTCACCGTGGGCCGCTCGGACCGCCTGCTGGCGGACATGCGCTCGCTGTGGTCCCAGCTGCTGGATCTGGTGGAGGGGCTGCCCACCCTGCGGGCGCTGGGCCGGGAGAGGGGGCCGGAGGCGGTGGTGCGCCGGCTCGGGGAGCGCCACCGCGCCTCCGCGATGGGGTCGCTGCGCTACGCCTTCCTTTCCTCGATGGTGCTGGAGCTGCTGGCCACGCTGTGCGTGGCGCTGGTGGCGGTGAGCATCGGGATGCGCCTGGTGTACGGGGAGATGCCGCTGGAGCCCGCGCTGGCGGTGCTGGTGCTGGTGCCCGAGGTGTACCTGCCGCTGCGGGCCGTGGGCGCCCGCTACCACGCCTCCACCGACGGGCTGGCCGCGGTGGGCGCCGCGTTCGAGGTGCTGGACGAGCCGGTGGTCCCGGACGGCGACCTGCCCGCCCCGGACCTGCGCGGGGCGAGCCTCGCGCTGCGCGGAGTCTCGGTGCGCTCGCGGAACGGCTGGGCCCCGCACCGCGCCGAGCTGGTGGTGCGGCCGGGCCGGGTGCTCGCCGTGACCGGCCCGTCGGGCGCCGGGAAGACCACCGCGGTGCAGGTGCTGCTGGGGCTGCTGGAGCCGGAGGAGGGCCGCGCCGAGGTGATCGCTGCCGACGGCACCGTCACCGCGGTCCGGTCGCTGGACCGTCGCACCCTGTGGGACCAGGTGGCCTGGCTCCCCCAGCGCCCCGTGCTGCCCCCGGGCACCCTCCGCGCCGTGCTCGCCGACGCCCGCCCGGACGCCTCGGAGGCCGAGCTCTCGGCGGCCGCGGCCGCGACGGGCCTGGATCGCGTGATCGCCGAGCGCGGGGCGGAGACGGAGCTGGGCCGGGCGGGCGGCGGGCTCTCGCTCGGTCAGCGTCAGCGCCTGGCGCTCGCACGGGCGCTGCTCTCCCCCGCCCCGCTGGTGGTGCTCGACGAGCCGACCGCGCATCTGGACGGGGCGAGCGAGCAGGTGGTGCTGGATCTGATCGGGACGCTGCGCGACCAGGGCCGCACCGTGGTGGTGATCGCGCACCGCTCGCGCCTGGTGGAGTGCGCCGACGACGTCGCCCGGGTGGAGGCGGGCCGATGAGCGCGCTCACCGCCCCTGCCTCCCCGCTGCGCCGCACCGTGGGGGCGCTGGAGATCCCGCGCGCCCGCTTGCTCGCCGCGGTGCTCGCCGCCTGCGCCACGCTCGCCTCCGCCTTCGCGCTGGCCGCGGTCTCCGCCTACCTGGTCACCCGGGCCTGGACGATGCCGCCGGTGCTGGACCTCACGGTCGCGGTGGTCATGGTGCGGGCGCTCGGGGTGTCCCGCGGCGTGCTGCGCTGGCTGGAGCGGATGCTCACCCACGACGTCGCGCTGCGCGGCGTGGTCTCGCTGCGCACGAACCTCTTCACCGCCCTGGCGGCCCGCACGGACGACGGCCTGACCCGGCTGCGCCGCGGTGATCTGCTCTCCCGGCTGGGCGATGACGCTCAGGAGCTCGGTGACCACGTGATCACGGCGGTCGTGCCCGGGCTGGTGGCAGCGGTGATGACGGTGGTGGTGCTCGCCACCTTCGCCCCGCTCTCCCTCCCGGCCGCCGCGGCGATGCTGGTCTCGCTGCTGGTGGCGAGCGGGATCGCGCCGTGGGCCTCGTACCGTGCCGCCCGCCTGGCCGAGCAGGCGGTGGTGACCTCCCGCGCGCAGGTGGGCGCGCAGGCGCTGACGATCCTCGACGACGCGACCGCGCTGCAGGTGCAGGGGCGCCTGGACGGCGCCGTCGCCTCCCTGCGCACCCGACAGGCCGAGCACGACCTCGCCCTGGACCGGGCGGCGCTCCCGGCCGCGGTCGCCGCCGCCGCGGTGCCGCTGGCGATGATCCTCGCCGTGACGGGCTCCCTGCTGGCCGCCGGGGCGCTGTGGGTGGACGGCGGTGCGAGCGCGGGTCAGATCGGCATCCTGCTCCTGCTGCCGCTGTCCTCCTTCGAGGCGGTCACCGCCCTGCCCGCGGCCGCCGCCCAGCTCGCCCGCTCCCGGGCCGCCGCCGCACGGCTCGACGCCCTGAGCGGCGACGTGCACGACCGGCCGGCCCCCGCCGATGCCCCCGACCCCGCCCCCGCTCCCGCGCCGGAGCGCCCGCACACCGCAGCGCTGCGCGCCGTCGGCCTCACCGCGGGGTGGAGCCCGGACGCCCCCCGTGTGACGGGGCTGGACCTGGAGCTGCCGCCCGGGGCCCGGCTCGCCGTGGTGGGCCCTTCCGGGTGCGGGAAGTCCACACTGCTGGCCACGCTCGCCGGACTGCTGGACCCGCTGGCGGGGCGGGTCGAGCTCGACGGTGAGCCGCTGCCGGGGTGGAGCGTGCCCGAGATCCGTGCCGGGGTGACGATGTTCGCCGAGGACGGCCACGTGTTCGCGACCACCGTGCGGGAGAACCTGCGGGTGGTGCGGGGCGACCTGGGGGACGATACCGCGCGCGCGGCCCTCTCCGCGGTGGGCCTGGACGACTGGCTCGAGGCGCTGCCGCGGGGCCTGGACACGATGCTCGGTCCGGACGGCACCACGATCTCCGGCGGGGAGCGGCGTCGCCTCCTGCTGGCCCGGGCCGTGGTGCGGCGCGGGCCGATCCTGCTGCTGGACGAGCCCACCGAACACCTGGACACCGCACGCGGCGACGCCCTGCTGCGCGCCCTGCTCGATCCCCGCGACACCTCCCTGGTGCCTGCCGACAGCACCGTCGTGGTGGTCACCCACCGCGTCGAGGCGGTCCCCGCCGACACCCCGATCCTCCGCCTCGAGGAGACCCGATGAGCCCCCGCACCCCGCCCTCCCGCACCGGCCGGCCCCGCCTGCAGGATCTCGCCGAGGCCGTGCTCGCCGGCGGCGACGCCGAGGACCTGCTGGAGCTGCTCGTGCACTCGGCGCGCAGCGACCTCTCCGCGCGCAGCGCGCTGCTGGTGATGCCGCTGCGCGGCACAGGGTGGAGCATCGAGATGGTGGACGGCCCGGACGCCCCCGCGCTGCTGGGCCAGGACGTCGCCCCGGACTCGCCGCTCGGCGAGGCGCTGGGCCGCGCCGACGCGGACGCGCTGGAGGGGATCGACGCCCTCGACGTGGACGGCACGCGGCGACCGGCGCTGCTGGCCGCGGTCGACGCCGCCGAGCAGGGCACCGGTCTGCTCGCCGTGCTGCGCGAGGAGGGGGCCGATCCCGTCACCGCCGCGGACCGTGAACGGCTCGACGCCCTCGCCGGCCTGGTCGCGCTCACCCTGCGCGTCCCCTCCCTCGGCTCGAGCGCGGAGATCGACGACGAGCGCAGCCGCATCGCCAGGGACCTCCACGACCTCGCGATCCAGGAGCTCTTCGCCGTGGGCATGGAGCTGGAGGCGCTGGTGGACTCCCTGGAGTCGCCGGGGGCACCGCCCTCGAACGCCCGGATCCGCAGCTCGGTGGCCATCTCCGTGCAGGGGGTGGAGAACGCGGTGGCGCAGATCCGGCAGATCGTGCAGTCGCTGCGGCGCGAGCGCTCCGAGGCGACGCTCACCGAGCAGCTGCGCCGCGAGGTGGGGCTGGCCACGGCCGGGCTGGGCTTCGTGCCCTCGATGCGCCTGCCCCCGCGCCCGGCGGAGATGGATGCGGAGCTGCCGCCGGAGATCGCCGAGGACGTGGTCGCGGTGGTGCGGGAGTGCCTGGCCAATGCCGCCCGCCACGCGCATGCCACCGCCGTGGCGGTCTCGATCAGCCTCTTCTCGGAGGGCGTGGACCGGGTGGTGCAGGTGAACGTCTCGGACAACGGTCGCGGGATCGACCCCTCCGTGCGGCGTCGCAGCGGCCTGGCGAACATCTCCTCGCGGGCGCGGCGTCACTCCGGCTGGGTGGACGCGCTGGGCCTGGAGCCGGGCACGATGATCTCCTGGCGGGTCACGCTGCCGCCGGCCTGAGCGGCCCGACGCCGAGGCGGCGGGGACCTACTGCGGCTTCCAGCCGGCGCGACGCCGGGCGGCGACCATCGCGGCCACCTGGGTGCGGCGCTGCATGCCGAAGGCCTGCAGGATCACGGTGACCCGGTTCTTCACCGTCTTCTCCGCGATGCCGAGGGCGTCGGCGATCTCGCGGTTGGAGTGGCCGTCCCCGATGAGCTCCACGATCCGCTGATCGGATTCGGAGAGGTCCGGGCCGTCGTCCACGTGGTCGGTGGGCCAGATCGCCCGCCCGGCGTGCACCGTGCGGATCGCCTCGACGATCTCCTGGGAGCGGGCGGACTTCAGGATCAGCCCGTCGGCGCCGGCGGCGCGGGACTCCCGCAGCGCGGCGTCGTCGTCGAAGCTGGTGAGCACCAGCATCCGCTGCGCCGGGTCGAGCTCGCGGGCCCGCTTCATGACGTCGATGCCGGTGCCGTCGGGCAGCTGGAGGTCCACCACCAGCACCTCGGGGCGGATCGCGGGAAGCCGGCGCGTCGCCTCGGCCACGCTGGAGGCCTCCCCGGTCACCGTGAGCGCCGCGCTGGCGTCGATCGCGGTGACGATGCCGCGGCGCACCACTTCGTGATCGTCCACCAGCATCACGCGGATCGGGCCGTCCTGTCCGGTCGCTGTCACGAAGCGTTCTCCTTCACGTCGTCCGGCGCGTCCGCCCGAGGGATCCTGGCGCTCCTCAATCTACCGCACCGGGGACGGCGCGACGGCCGGTGTCCTGCGCCGCTGGCACCGCGGGCAGAAGTGGCTGGAGCGGTTCATGGACACCACGCGCCGCAGCGGCGTCCCGCAGCGCGGGCACGGCTCCCCCTCGCGCCCATAGGCGCTGAGGCTCCGGGCGAAGTAGCCGCTGCGCCCGTCCACGTTGACGTACAGCGCATCGAAGCTGGTCCCGCCCACCTCCAGCGCCCGCTCCATCACGGTGCGGGCCTCGCGCAGCAGCTGCAGCGCCTTGCGCTGACTGAGCACCTCGCCGGGGGTGTCGTAGCGCACGCGCGCCGCCCACAGCGCCTCGTCGGCGTAGATGTTCCCGATCCCGGAGACCAGCTGCTGGTTCAGCAGCAGGGACTTGATCCCGGCGCGCCGGGCGCGCAGGGCGCGGGCGGCGGCTGGGAGGTCCAGTGCGGGGTCGAGCAGGTCGCGGCCGATGTGGGCCGCCTCGGCGGGCAGCAGCGCGTCGGGGCTGCCCAGCGCGGCCGTCCGCCCGTCGGCCGCGTCCACCAGCTCGCTCGTCCACAGGCCGCCGAACAGGCGCTGGTCGATGAGGTCGATGCGGGTGCCGTCGTCGAGGTGGAGGGAGAGGCGGCGGTGGCGCAGCGGATCCGAGGCCGGCCCCGCGGAGGCCGGCGCCGGGGCGAGGGCCGGGGCCTCGCCGCTCGCGCGCACGCGCAGCTGGCCGCTCATGCCCAGGTGGCCCATCAGCGCCTCGCCGGTGTCCGCGCCGTCGGGATCCGCCAGCCGCCACCACAGGAACTTCCCGCGACGCACCAGGGCGGTGAGAGTGGTGCCGGCCAGGGCTGCGCGCAGCCGATCCGCTCCCCCGGCCTGGCGGCGGATGATGCGGGCGTCGAGCAGCTCGACCTCGGCGACGGTGCGGCCGACGGTGCGGGGTGCGAGGCCGCGGCGCACCACCTCCACCTCGGGCAGCTCGGGCACGTTCTCAGCCCCGCGGGATCAGCGACTCGCCGCGCTCGGAGAGCACGGCGCGCACCGCGTTCTGCGCGGCGGCGAGCTCGGCGTCCTTCTTCGAGCCGCCGTCGCCGCGGGCCGTGACCACGTTCGGCACGGTGGCGGTGGCGGTGAAGACCTTCTCGTGCTCGAGGCCGGACTCGGCCATCGTGTACGTGACGGTGGCGCCCTCCGCGGCGGCGATCTCCTGCAGGCGGGTCTTGAAGTCGTACCCGGCCTCGAGGAACTCGTCGGAGTCCAGCAGCGGGCGCAGCAGATCCAGCACGAAGCGGCGGGAGACGTCCTGGCCGAGCGCGAGGTGGACCGCGCCGATCACGGCCTCGGTGGTGTCGGCGAGGATCGAGGCCTTGGCCCGCCCGCCGGTGAGGTCCTCCCCGCGGCCCAGCTTCACGTAGGCGCCGAGGTCCAGCTTCGAGGCGATCACGGCGAGCGCCCGGGTGGAGACCGTCGCGGCGCGGCGACGGGCGAGATCCCCCTCGGGCAGGGAGGGATGGGCGGCGTAGAGGTGCTCGGTGACCGCGAGCTGCAGCACGGCGTCGCCCAGGAACTCGAGCCGCTCGTTGTGGGGCAGGCCGTCGTGCTCGTAGGAGTAGGAGCGGTGGGTGAGGGCGAGGTCGAGCAGCCCGGAGGCGGTGAGGTCCTCGCTCTGCGCACCGTCCAGCGGCAGGCGCTGCAGGAGTCCCGAGGCGGCGGCGGCCTCGGTGGCGCGGCGCCTGCGCGCCATCAGGCCTTCCCCTCGGTGCTGCTGTCGGCGGCGTCGTCGTCGAACAGGCCCTTCAGCGCCGCGAAGCGGTCGTCGATGACGTCGTGGTGGTGCTCCGGATCGTCCTCCAGGCGGAATCCGCACTGGGCGCACAGGCCCGGGCAGTCCTCGCGGCACAGGGGGCGCTCCTCGGCCTCCATCGCCAGGGCGTCGCGCACCAGCGGGCCGAGGTTCACCTGGTCGTCCTCGAGCAGGACGGTGTCCTCCTCCTCGTCGGCGCGCACCTTCTCGGGGTACATGAACAGCTCGTCGAGCCGGGCGCGCACGTCCTGCTCGACCGGGTCGAGGCAGCGGGAGCACTCACCGGTCAGCAGCGCGGCGACGGTGCCATGGGCGTAGATGCCCTCGACCACCGATTCGAGCTCCGCCTCGACGGCGATCTCCTCGCCCTCGGCGACCTGCATCGCGAGGCCGCCGGCCTCGCGGGCGGGCGCGGGCACGGTGCGCTCCACGTGGCGGTGGGATCCGGTGCGGCCGACGAGGTCGACCGCGTCGAAGCGCAGGGCGGCGTCGAGCGCCGTGGAGGAGTCGTTCTCGGAGGTCATCGCGGGCTCCTTCGATCGTGGGGACAGTTCAGGATACGGCGGGCGCGGCCCGCAGCGCGTCCAGGGAGGGGCCGGGGAGCATGTCGGAGACGTCACCCCCGAGGGCGTGCACCTCGCGCACCAGCGAGGAGGAGATGTGGGCGAGGGAGGAGTCCGTGAGCAGGAAGACGGTGTCGATGCTCGCGAGGTGCTGGTTCATCCTCGCCATCGGCTCCTCGTAGGCGAGGTCCAGCTGGGAGCGCAGACCGCGCACGACGGCGCCGGCGCCGACCTCGCGGCAGAAGTCCACCAGCAGGCCCTTCGGCAGGGTGCGCACCTCGACGCTGTCGCGCAGCTGCTCGCGGTCGAGGGTCTGCGTGATCGCACCGGTGCGCGCCTCGAGTCCCAGCAGGCCCTTCTTGGAGGGGTTGTGGGAGACGGCGATGATCACCTGGTGGCCGAGGGCGACCGCCCGGCGGGTGAGATCGAGATGCCCCAGGGTGAAGGGATCGAACGAGCCGGGCAGGACGACGGTGCTCATGGCGCCACTGTAGTGGCTCTCCCGCCCTCGTCCGCCGCGGGCTCAGTCGAGCGCGAGCGTCACCCGGTGCACGCCGTCCTCGTCAATCTCGCCGATCTCGAGCGTGCCGGTGAGGCCGCTGAGCTCGCCGGTGCCGGAGCCGGGGGCGATCACGTACTGCAGGGCGGGGTCACCTGCGGTCATGGTGCCGAGCTGCTGGAGGGTGAGGGTGCCGTTGCGGCCGCCCACCCGGCCCTCGAAGATCTCGGTGGCGACGTAGCCGGCGCTGCCGCCGGCCGAGTCACCGGCGGTGAGCATCGTGCCGCGGGAGGTGCCGTCGAGATCGCCGCTCCAGGTCTTGACGAGGTCGAAGCGGGATGCGGCACCGGGGAGCGGTGCGGCGGGGGTCATCTGCACGGTGAAGGTTCCGGTGAGCGCGGCCATGGGCCCAGTCTCCGCCCGGGCGGCGGGGAGGTTCAACGGCGGGGACGCCGCTCGTTCGCGAGCAGTGCGTAGCTCGCCCCGTCGAGCCAGCGGCCGCTGCGGTGTAGGGAATCCTCGCGGAAC encodes the following:
- a CDS encoding YceD family protein; translation: MTSENDSSTALDAALRFDAVDLVGRTGSHRHVERTVPAPAREAGGLAMQVAEGEEIAVEAELESVVEGIYAHGTVAALLTGECSRCLDPVEQDVRARLDELFMYPEKVRADEEEDTVLLEDDQVNLGPLVRDALAMEAEERPLCREDCPGLCAQCGFRLEDDPEHHHDVIDDRFAALKGLFDDDAADSSTEGKA
- the coaD gene encoding pantetheine-phosphate adenylyltransferase, yielding MSTVVLPGSFDPFTLGHLDLTRRAVALGHQVIIAVSHNPSKKGLLGLEARTGAITQTLDREQLRDSVEVRTLPKGLLVDFCREVGAGAVVRGLRSQLDLAYEEPMARMNQHLASIDTVFLLTDSSLAHISSSLVREVHALGGDVSDMLPGPSLDALRAAPAVS
- a CDS encoding DUF3224 domain-containing protein encodes the protein MAALTGTFTVQMTPAAPLPGAASRFDLVKTWSGDLDGTSRGTMLTAGDSAGGSAGYVATEIFEGRVGGRNGTLTLQQLGTMTAGDPALQYVIAPGSGTGELSGLTGTLEIGEIDEDGVHRVTLALD